The segment CCCTATTATGATTTGGGGAGTTGCAAGAGATGGATGGTGGTTTGAAGAGATGTCCACTCTATTTTTAGCTGATGCTATACTTATAATGATTTTTTCAGGGTTATCTGAAAAGGATTGTGTTAATACATTCATTGCTGGAGCAGCTGATTTAGTTTAGAGTTGTTTTAACAATAGGACTTGCTAGATCTATAAATATTGTTATGGATAATGGTTTTATTTCTGACACATTATTAAATTACTCAGCAGAGATTGTAACACAAATGAATGGAGGAGTTTTTGCAGTTGTACAGATGGTTGTGTTTTCAGTATTAGGATTCTTTATTCCATCATCTTCAGGATTAGCTGTTCTCTCTATGCCTATTATGGCACCTTTAGCTGATACTGTTGGGGTATCTAGAGAGGTTGTTATAAATGCATATAACTGGGGACAAAGACTTATGTCATTTATAACACCAACTGGTCTTATTTTAGTAACTCTAGAGATGGCAGAAACAACTTTTGATAAATGGTTAAAGTATATACTTCTTTTAATGGGAATAATGGCAGTTTTTTCAGTTGCTATGTTAGTTTTAAACGCTTTGATATAGATGGAGGTATAAAGTGAGAAAATTAAAAAAATTACAACCAGAAAGAGTTTTCTACTATTTTGAAGAGATATCTAAAATTCCTAGAGAATCTTATCAAGAAAAAGCCATTAGTGACTATATTATTGATTTTGGAAGAAAATTAGGGCTTGAAACTTACCAAGATGCTTCTTATAATGTTTTTTTAAGAAAAAAAGCTTCTTTAGGTTATGAAAGCTCACCAGGTATTATTATACAAGGACACTTAGATATGATTTGGGAGAAAGAAGATGATAGTCTTCATGACTTTTCAAAAGATTCTATTGATTTAATTATTGATGGAAATAAATTAAAAGCAAATAAAACAACTTTAGGCGCTGATAATGGAATAGCTATTGCAATAGCTATGGCTATTCTAGAAGATGATTCTTTTGAACACGGTCCGTTAGAATTTCTTGGAACAACATCTGAAGAAGTTGATTTAGGTGGAGCTTTAACCATAGATTCTGAAATTTTAAAAGGAAGTATGCTTATAAATTTAGATTCAGAAGATGAAAGTATTATAACAGTGGGGTCAGCTGGTGGAATTGAATTAGATATTACTTTACCAATTACTAAAGTATACGAAGATCTTTCTTTTTCTTGGAGTATTGAAGTCAAAAATTTATCTGGAGGTCATTCTGGAGTTGAAATCCACAAGAAAAAAGGTAATGCAAATAAAATAATATCTGAAATTTTAAGTAATATTAACTTTGAAGAAGAAATCTTTCTAGTTGAAATCTCAGGTGGAAGCAAAGATAACGCTATTCCTAGAAATGCTTCTGCTACAATTTCTTCTAAAAAGGATATTTCTATGACGATAAAAAATTCTATAAATAAAATTTTAGAAAAATATAGATCTTTTGAATTAAATATCCAGGTGGAAATGATAGTATTAGATACTATTACTAAAGTTATTGATAAAGAATCTTTTAAAAATTATTTAGGTTTAATTAAAAATATGCCTACAGGAGTTAATACTTGGATTAAAGAATATCCTGATATAGTTGAATCATCTGATAATTTAGCTATTGTAAAAACATCTGTCGATTCAATTGAAATAATAGTTTCTTTAAGAAGTTCTGAAGTAAATATTTTAAAAGAGTTACAAGATAAGATTATAAATATTGTTGAAGAATTTGGTGCAAATTTTAAGTTTTCTGCCGGATATCCAGAATGGAGATTCAATTCAATTTCTAATTTAACAGTGTTTGGGCAAGAATTCTCCCATCTCTT is part of the Cetobacterium somerae ATCC BAA-474 genome and harbors:
- the pepD gene encoding beta-Ala-His dipeptidase, translated to MRKLKKLQPERVFYYFEEISKIPRESYQEKAISDYIIDFGRKLGLETYQDASYNVFLRKKASLGYESSPGIIIQGHLDMIWEKEDDSLHDFSKDSIDLIIDGNKLKANKTTLGADNGIAIAIAMAILEDDSFEHGPLEFLGTTSEEVDLGGALTIDSEILKGSMLINLDSEDESIITVGSAGGIELDITLPITKVYEDLSFSWSIEVKNLSGGHSGVEIHKKKGNANKIISEILSNINFEEEIFLVEISGGSKDNAIPRNASATISSKKDISMTIKNSINKILEKYRSFELNIQVEMIVLDTITKVIDKESFKNYLGLIKNMPTGVNTWIKEYPDIVESSDNLAIVKTSVDSIEIIVSLRSSEVNILKELQDKIINIVEEFGANFKFSAGYPEWRFNSISNLTVFGQEFSHLFRW